The following coding sequences lie in one Enterococcus sp. 9E7_DIV0242 genomic window:
- a CDS encoding EamA family transporter: MWFLPALVTVLAWGTADVFYKKGNDPKDRFSATKTTVMVGLVMGLHVLFYYVIYEGIAYDWKNLLLYLPVSSMYILSMAVGYFGLRYIEVSISSPISNSSGAVSALLTFFLLGGTMNNIQFGAVAAISIGILLLSIFEKKEFDEELKQENQGIDRKYRVGAIAIVFPILYSVIDGLGTFLDGYYLEFKQIMPEDQANMSYELTFFMVALLLWAYLELVKHERVLVFSERAKGLAAIFETVGQFFYVGAIASNAIIVAPMIASYSIVSVLLGRIFLKEKLSAKQYIVILMIMIGIAILGFYDG; encoded by the coding sequence ATGTGGTTCTTACCGGCATTGGTTACGGTGCTAGCTTGGGGAACAGCTGATGTATTTTATAAGAAGGGAAACGATCCCAAAGACCGCTTTTCTGCGACGAAGACGACCGTCATGGTTGGGCTGGTCATGGGCCTGCATGTGCTATTCTATTATGTGATTTATGAAGGAATTGCGTATGACTGGAAAAATTTGTTATTGTACTTGCCTGTATCTTCTATGTATATTCTCTCGATGGCTGTTGGGTATTTTGGGTTACGCTACATTGAAGTGTCTATTTCTTCACCAATCAGTAATTCTTCGGGAGCTGTCTCGGCATTATTGACTTTTTTCTTGCTTGGTGGAACGATGAATAATATACAGTTTGGTGCAGTGGCAGCTATTTCTATTGGGATTCTATTACTGTCTATATTTGAAAAAAAGGAATTTGATGAAGAGCTGAAGCAAGAAAATCAAGGAATCGATCGAAAATATCGGGTCGGTGCAATCGCTATTGTTTTCCCAATTTTATATAGTGTTATTGATGGTTTAGGGACTTTCCTAGATGGGTATTATTTGGAGTTTAAGCAGATAATGCCCGAAGACCAGGCGAACATGAGCTATGAGCTGACGTTTTTTATGGTTGCGCTACTATTGTGGGCATATCTTGAATTAGTGAAACACGAGCGTGTGCTTGTCTTTTCAGAACGAGCTAAGGGACTTGCTGCGATTTTTGAGACAGTTGGACAGTTCTTCTATGTAGGAGCGATTGCTTCTAATGCGATTATTGTGGCACCAATGATTGCCTCTTATAGCATTGTATCGGTTTTACTTGGAAGGATTTTTTTGAAGGAAAAGCTCAGTGCGAAGCAGTATATAGTGATTTTGATGATCATGATTGGAATCGCAATTCTTGGATTTTATGATGGGTAA